One region of Primulina tabacum isolate GXHZ01 chromosome 1, ASM2559414v2, whole genome shotgun sequence genomic DNA includes:
- the LOC142541625 gene encoding cold-regulated protein 27-like isoform X2, translated as MERNLRSEELVLWNNADVSSLTVQNGGDVLRLLANVAAPDDCSAWTNEKHNLYLNNLEVSFVTQLHESRDLVNKNMTQKKPINSPEQHGCWRKIDHRGDELLSCPTADSHNCMKNSWIYFHHPSLSVDLQYDTEKHSSRKGIISHGLATCSQQVSAMNLYYANSFDSMKEGTGQNYVNHEDNDQPNLRSGVEKMKSA; from the exons ATGGAGCGAAATCTCCGGTCGGAGGAGTTGGTGCTGTGGAACAACGCCGATGTTTCGTCTTTGACCGTTCAGAATGGCGGAGATGTTTTGCGTCTCCTCGCCAACGTTGCTGCTCCG GACGATTGCTCAGCATGGACGAATGAGAAGCACAACTTATATCTTAATAATTTGGAAGTGTCATTTGTCACACAGCTTCACGAGTCTAGGGATTTGGTAAACAAGAATATGACTCAAAAGAAGCCAATAAATTCTCCCGAGCAG CATGGCTGCTGGCGAAAAATTGATCATAGGGGAGATGAGCTTCTCTCGTGTCCTACAGCTGATTCTCACAACTGTATGAAGAATTCATGGATATATTTTCACCATCCTTCCCTATCAGTTGACTTGCAGTACGACACTGAAAAACATTCTAGCAGAAAAGGGATTATATCTCATGGATTGGCTACATGTTCACAACAAGTTTCTGCCATGAACCTGTACTATGCCAATTCTTTTGATTCGATGAAAG AGGGCACGGGTCAGAATTATGTGAATCATGAAGACAATGACCAACCAAATCTCAGGTCTGGGGTGGAAAAGATGAAATCAGCATAA
- the LOC142505003 gene encoding uncharacterized protein LOC142505003 — MEDGRWKTPIITQLFAQHLVADILAIPIPSVPNEDSRFWPSEPKGNYTVRDGYKSARGFYDSPASCSSLQLKSLWKFLWALSIPPKVRIFCWRVAHNIIPTERNLLNHHVSVLDMCPLCHSNGDSTCHALFSCPIIKPCWKGTRFWMALKQVCHLETIDVLLWMKEKLSRPMFEEFVMRTWATWHNRLRLIHKTMRRVEGLSADWSESLLIEFQQARRAISIDPLKSLCKSPNVWCAPPVDKFRLDIDAVFNENTHNYVIGGVVRNSQGQPILAFGRTIDKPQSVLCSELLAIAEGLKVAKSRNIQIYHASSDSLLAVQAVTSLEKNLSYVGSLAKDIRILLDSTNVTAHSLAAFAISSHSQFVWEPGEFPLWLINLVAKDILASQ, encoded by the coding sequence ATGGAGGATGGGAGGTGGAAAACACCAATCATTACCCAACTATTCGCGCAGCACCTTGTGGCTGATATCTTGGCGATCCCTATTCCATCTGTGCCGAATGAGGATTCTCGGTTTTGGCCATCGGAACCGAAAGGTAACTATACGGTTAGGGATGGGTATAAATCAGCTAGGGGCTTCTATGACTCGCCGGCATCTTGCTCGAGTCTACAGTTGAAGAGCTTGTGGAAATTTTTGTGGGCTCTTTCGATCCCTCCGAAGGTTAGGATCTTCTGTTGGCGTGTTGCGCACAATATAATACCAACAGAAAGGAATCTACTTAATCATCACGTCTCGGTCCTTGATATGTGCCCGCTATGCCACTCTAATGGTGATTCGACTTGCCATGCTTTATTCTCGTGCCCAATCATAAAACCATGCTGGAAAGGAACGAGGTTCTGGATGGCTTTGAAACAGGTTTGTCACTTGGAGACCATCGATGTTCTTTTATGGATGAAGGAGAAGCTTAGTAGACCGATGTTTGAGGAGTTTGTTATGAGAACTTGGGCAACCTGGCATAACAGGTTGCGCCTGATTCACAAGACTATGCGCCGAGTTGAAGGGCTCAGTGCTGACTGGAGCGAGTCTCTTCTAATTGAGTTCCAACAGGCTCGACGTGCAATCTCTATTGATCCTCTCAAGTCCCTGTGTAAGTCTCCAAATGTCTGGTGTGCTCCCCCGGTAGACAAATTTCGTCTGGACATTGATGCAGTCTTTAATGAGAACACTCATAACTATGTTATTGGAGGAGTGGTAAGGAATAGTCAAGGCCAACCGATTCTAGCCTTTGGGCGGACGATTGATAAACCACAGTCGGTCTTGTGTTCCGAACTGCTTGCAATCGCTGAGGGCTTAAAGGTTGCCAAGAGCCGGAATATCCAGATATATCATGCTTCGTCGGATTCACTTCTAGCTGTGCAAGCAGTCACTAGCCTGGAAAAGAATCTCAGTTATGTAGGATCCCTTGCTAAAGATATTCGTATTCTTTTGGATTCGACGAATGTGACTGCACACTCTCTTGCTGCTTTTGCTATTTCTTCACACTCCCAATTTGTTTGGGAGCCTGGGGAGTTTCCCCTTTGGTTGATTAATCTTGTAGCTAAAGACATCTTAGCTTCTCAATAA
- the LOC142517964 gene encoding ethylene-responsive transcription factor ERF109-like, whose amino-acid sequence MSYHRQVPELLPHPPPRLTGEEEAAVMVAALKNVITGGDSSAARPVQDFEIPPFFDRGSGFVAVSEDMETCRFCRIKGCLGCHFFDGEKKAGFKSAAGKKKVGAKKNYRGVRQRPWGKWAAEIRDPRKAARVWLGTFQTAEEAARAYDKAAIEFRGPRAKLNFPFADNTSGSASTSTSSPAPPAALQGNINCQVIENRPDQKDLWEFGTIGEAEIQQWITMMDSANGDSSDSANGGNIQSV is encoded by the coding sequence ATGAGCTACCACCGCCAAGTTCCGGAGTTGCTTCCACATCCTCCGCCGCGGCTGACCGGTGAAGAGGAAGCTGCAGTCATGGTGGCAGCCTTGAAGAATGTGATTACCGGGGGTGATAGTTCCGCCGCTAGACCGGTTCAAGATTTCGAGATTCCGCCGTTTTTTGATCGAGGTTCTGGATTTGTTGCTGTTTCCGAAGATATGGAGACTTGCAGGTTCTGCAGGATAAAGGGTTGCTTGGGATGCCATTTCTTCGACGGAGAGAAGAAGGCTGGTTTCAAAAGTGCGGCGGGGAAGAAGAAAGTGGGCGCGAAGAAGAACTACAGGGGTGTCAGGCAGCGGCCTTGGGGGAAGTGGGCGGCGGAGATAAGGGACCCCCGTAAGGCGGCGCGGGTGTGGCTGGGGACGTTCCAGACTGCTGAGGAGGCGGCGCGGGCTTATGATAAGGCGGCGATCGAGTTCCGGGGACCCAGAGCAAAACTGAATTTCCCTTTCGCGGATAACACTTCTGGTTCGGCTTCGACTTCGACTTCCTCCCCCGCGCCACCGGCTGCGCTGCAAGGAAATATAAACTGCCAAGTGATTGAGAATAGGCCTGATCAGAAGGATTTGTGGGAGTTTGGGACGATCGGGGAAGCGGAGATTCAACAATGGATAACGATGATGGATTCTGCTAATGGCGATTCCTCGGATTCTGCTAATGGCGGGAATATTCAAAGCGTGTGA
- the LOC142541625 gene encoding cold-regulated protein 27-like isoform X1 — translation MERNLRSEELVLWNNADVSSLTVQNGGDVLRLLANVAAPDDCSAWTNEKHNLYLNNLEVSFVTQLHESRDLVNKNMTQKKPINSPEQFTASQHGCWRKIDHRGDELLSCPTADSHNCMKNSWIYFHHPSLSVDLQYDTEKHSSRKGIISHGLATCSQQVSAMNLYYANSFDSMKEGTGQNYVNHEDNDQPNLRSGVEKMKSA, via the exons ATGGAGCGAAATCTCCGGTCGGAGGAGTTGGTGCTGTGGAACAACGCCGATGTTTCGTCTTTGACCGTTCAGAATGGCGGAGATGTTTTGCGTCTCCTCGCCAACGTTGCTGCTCCG GACGATTGCTCAGCATGGACGAATGAGAAGCACAACTTATATCTTAATAATTTGGAAGTGTCATTTGTCACACAGCTTCACGAGTCTAGGGATTTGGTAAACAAGAATATGACTCAAAAGAAGCCAATAAATTCTCCCGAGCAG TTTACTGCTTCACAGCATGGCTGCTGGCGAAAAATTGATCATAGGGGAGATGAGCTTCTCTCGTGTCCTACAGCTGATTCTCACAACTGTATGAAGAATTCATGGATATATTTTCACCATCCTTCCCTATCAGTTGACTTGCAGTACGACACTGAAAAACATTCTAGCAGAAAAGGGATTATATCTCATGGATTGGCTACATGTTCACAACAAGTTTCTGCCATGAACCTGTACTATGCCAATTCTTTTGATTCGATGAAAG AGGGCACGGGTCAGAATTATGTGAATCATGAAGACAATGACCAACCAAATCTCAGGTCTGGGGTGGAAAAGATGAAATCAGCATAA